From the genome of Nocardia mangyaensis:
CTCAGCTGGTGTGCGCGTCCGCGAAGGGGTAGTCGACCCAGCGGTCCCGATTGGTCCAGCCGACCAGGTCGTAGCGCCAGCGGAACGGCCAGGTGTGCGAGACCGTGTTGAACAGGACCGCGCCGAGTGCGGTGTAGTCGTCGTGGGCCGAGAGCAGCGCCCGCTGGCCGCGCGCGGACTCGGTGAAGAACGCCTCGAACATGGCGATCGACTGATCGGTGGTCAGACGGCCCAGGCCCCACAGCCCGCGCATCCGCATCCAGTAGACCGCGCGGGCCCGCCACGGCCACAGCGCCTCGATCGGGTCCTCACCCTGCTGGATCGCGGTGACAGCGGTGTCGACCAGGGCGAGCGAGTCGGCCACGCTGTAGCCGGTGCACGGATGCATCATCCCGCCGCGCGAACCGAACGGGACGGCGGTGGCGGTGCCCTTCTTCGGCGGCGGCTGGTCGAGCGGGTAGTGCGCGGCTTCGGTCCGCTCCTCGCCGGTCAGCCGGATGCCGTGGGCGGCGAGCCGGGTGAGCGTGCGCTTGCGGAGTTCGTGCTGCGGCATGCCGCCGCGCAGCCCGAGGCTGGTCTCCTCGAAGATCACCGTGCCGTCGCCGAGCGGGACCGAGTAGAGGAACGACGGCGGCGCGTCCGGGCCCGCACCGTTCTCCGGCCGCCAGTCCAGCAGCAAGCCCTCGCCGTCGGCGACCATCGGCGCCGCGGTCTCGGCGTCGACGAAGATCCCGTGCGCCGAGGCGGCCCGGCGCTTGCCCAGCGTCGGCAGGCCCCTGGTGTCGAACACCGTGCCCGCCGAGATCGCCGTTCCGTCGGCGAGCTCCACTTCGTGCTGCTCGACGCGGCGCGCCCGATCCGCGAAGACCGTCGCGTCATCGAGCGCCAGCGCCGCGTGCAATCCCGCCTTGGACAGCACACAGTAGGGCCGCTCGATCCGATGCTCGGTCTTGGTCCACACCGTGGGCGCCGCGATCCGCTGCGCGATCGCGCTCTCGGGCAACCAGCCCGGTAGCTCGTCCACCCAGCACGAGAACGTCGGCGGAAACAACCGATCCGGCCGGGGGTCGACCGCGGCCACCCGCAACCCGGCCGCGGCGCCACGATGTGCCAGCGCCCGCCCGGTCGGCCCCAACCCGACCACACAGATATCGAATTCCCGCACAGTGCTCACGCCCGCATTCAAGCCGTCACCGCGGGTACCGCGCAACCATCGTCGCCGTGCTCACTCCTCCAAGGCGAGGGCCTGGCGCATGGTCAGACGGCCCTGGGTCTGCATGAGCGAGCGGCGGTAGATCTTCTCGGCGATGATGACGATGCCGTAGGTGGCGACGGCCATCAGGGCCAGGGCGATGAAGGGTTCCCACCAGGCAGCGGTGCCGTCGGCGAGGCGGCCGGGCATGGCGACGATGGACATGATCGGCACATAGGACGCGACCACGCGGGCCGTGCCGGTGAGGAAGATTCCGGCGAAGAGCACGATCATGATCAGCATCGACAGCGGTGTCGCGGTGGACTGCAGGTCCTCGCTGCGCGTCGCCAGCGAGCCGGCGACCGCCCACAGACTGGCCAGGGCGAGGAAGCCGACGAGGAAGAACACGATGAACCAGCCCGCGGCTCCGGCGATCTGGCCGAGCTGCTCGGTCTTCCCGGTTG
Proteins encoded in this window:
- a CDS encoding lycopene cyclase family protein, coding for MSTVREFDICVVGLGPTGRALAHRGAAAGLRVAAVDPRPDRLFPPTFSCWVDELPGWLPESAIAQRIAAPTVWTKTEHRIERPYCVLSKAGLHAALALDDATVFADRARRVEQHEVELADGTAISAGTVFDTRGLPTLGKRRAASAHGIFVDAETAAPMVADGEGLLLDWRPENGAGPDAPPSFLYSVPLGDGTVIFEETSLGLRGGMPQHELRKRTLTRLAAHGIRLTGEERTEAAHYPLDQPPPKKGTATAVPFGSRGGMMHPCTGYSVADSLALVDTAVTAIQQGEDPIEALWPWRARAVYWMRMRGLWGLGRLTTDQSIAMFEAFFTESARGQRALLSAHDDYTALGAVLFNTVSHTWPFRWRYDLVGWTNRDRWVDYPFADAHTS